The Nyctibius grandis isolate bNycGra1 chromosome 9, bNycGra1.pri, whole genome shotgun sequence genome segment TATTAGCCCCAGAGTTGTGATAGTCGTTTTCTCATGTGGCTCTTGCTGTAACAGTTCACACCTGTGAAGTCCCAAATCAGATTACCAAATGTAATTTGATTTGATACTACATTTGAAAAGCAACCAGAAGGCACCAGGTGGTCCATTTCTTACGTGAGACGTGACATTAAGAGTGTTCAACAGTCCTGTCCACATTTTTTGAACTATCTGCCTGTCACATTAAAATGAAAGTCACAGTGCTCACAGTGCTGGTTACAAttacaaaattttttaaaagtcttggATCTGTTATAAGACATCACCCTGCTGCAAGCACTATGTTTTGGGGTCTACTCTGCCCAGCATGAGAAAATGGGTTTGGTAACCCATTGGTGTCATGTACCTACCACACTTTCACCTGGCTGAATTTCTAAAGGGAAAGATAGATGGTTTTTATTGATAGGGTTTTAACACAGTTTGATAATTATCATTGGATTTAATACACTCAGATGCTGAAGAAAATGTCACCCCAAATAAATGGTGTCATTTACAAATCCATAAATGTGTGgggtttaaaaataattattccatTATCTATGCTTAACATGCTAGAGATTGCCAGGATTAGAAACTGTTTCTATTACCGGAACAGTAACTGGGCAAAATCTGATCTGAGTAGTCATTAAAAAATTTAGTAAgatttttatctattttcaaATACCACTCTAAACTTCATTGTGTTTAATCTAGCTTACTTGTTAAAGGAACATAAAAAGGGGTATTAGGAATGTAGATTCAGTGTAGCACAACTGTTAAGATGAAGAGCAATGGTGGGGAAGCCTTGGCTCTCAGGTTCTCCTGCTATACTAATGTCACCAAAATCATATTACTGGGACACGGGTGTTTTTCATAGGCTGTATGGGCAGAAGGAATGGTTCCTCTTGCCAAGAagcagcacctctcctcatccACTGAATTCACACATGGGTGTAATTTTTATGCCCACTAACCAGCAGCATGGATTGATGCATTGCAAGGATCTTTGTTCTCCGTGTAAGGGCACAAGCACCCAGGTTAGGTATGTCCCCCCAGGCTGGTGGGTGTAGGGTCTTACTCTAGGGCCAGGGCCATGGGCCAGACTGCCTGAGTTAGACCTGTTAAACATTTTCGTAAGGTATGATATGCCATCCTGGTTAAAATGCCTCTGTTTCCAgaataaactgaaatttcttGTGGTTTATTATTTGTAACACTATGCTTTTTGATAACTGTAGTAAAAAGATCTGTTTTCCAGGTGGTGGGAAGTCTGATAAGCTGGTAGAGAAGGAACTGACCGTAtttgtttgtgtatttgtttgtttacttaaaCTGCTGGTTTTCAATCTGCTTATCACCAGGGACTGTTGCCTTTTGAGGaaacaaaaacccaagaaaaacaaaattgtttatGAAAAGCTCTTTTGTGGGCCAGTGGTCTAAATTTTTCATGTATAAAGAAGCCTTGTCCTGCTTACAAATAGTTCTCAGGAGTGTATCTCTATTTGAGATTTTAGCACTATGTGGAGGCATAATTTTAAGCCAATGAATATTCACATGTTGCACAGCTGAGGGTTACTTTGTTCACTTGGCTGGTGCTCAAGAACAGCAAATGATTTCTggaaaaaactaaaatacaatAAGGCACTGGCTCTGGGAAATATCTTTTCCTATATTGCCTAGAATTATTTGCAGGGCATTTTAGAGATATGGTTGGGGAGGGAGGTGAATAACAGACACGGTTACGATAGGGAGCAGAATGATTTGTCATTTGGTTCACCTTTCTTTCAACAGGGTGCCTTTCCCTGGCCAAAGGCTCCTCTAGTTTGCTGACATTaggaaaaatcataaaaaaatatgGTTGACATTGAGTGAGACACATATACATACAGCTATTTGTAGCCATATAGCGCCCATAGAAAATAATGCGTTTCCCCTATACTTCAGTCACCTCTTACTGACAAACTGCTAACAACCATGTCTTATTTGGGGTTTCTCTCcatagctttttcttcttggtcGTCAGGGATTTGCAAGTGTTCTTGGGATTTCCTTGGAATTTAGGCTAACAGAGCAGTGCAGGACAAATCATAAGCATGATTTACTAGCTGTTAGAGACAAGTGCTTGGAACTACAAGGAGGTCTTTCCATTTTGTAATTTTGCctgcaaagatttttcttaaaagatgtAATAGTCTCTTCTCCTCTAATAATAATCTGTACTGTTTTATGCATAAGCCACCGTTCCAGGTTTTAGCAATAAATAGAGGAAATGGCACACTTTTAAAAGGAGATTAAAATGTGGGTGATTGGGttgcatatttttgttttcttggcttACTGCTGTGTTCTTTCATGCTCAAAATAAACCTGTATATGCAGTCTCTGGTTTGACACTCGGCAAAGCGTTCCCTGTGCTGTATTTGCAAGTGATAACACACTCATTCAGTTCTTGCAAGCCAGATACCCAAGCAAGCCTGGGTTCTTGCCTAAGCTTGGTTTTCAAAGAGGTGTGATTTTCTGTTATCACTTAACCTATCAAAAGGATATGAAATCTCTACATTCACATGTACCGCTCAGGAACAGTAATTTTAcaacttttttctccttggaaGCCTTccaaatcagtatttttcttctgttccaggCAAAATGGGAacacgtgaaaaaaaaaaagatattttgttcGTATCCCTTTGTAGCCTGTGGCCCTTTAAGCAATAGTCAGTAGGCAAAATATATGATTGAAATAGAATGGTCTTTCTGCGGTTTCTAATTATGTTTGAGGGGAAAATAAGGCCAGGAAATggtattttcataatttttgaGGAATTATATGGTGGTGGCTATCTACTGAAGCAAGTCTGGAATATTTTGTTCCGACTGCAGTGAGAACTGCAGCTTGTGCTCTTACCACTATCTGCCGAACCTAAAACCTGTTTCCAACTGGTAGGCATCAAATTGAACACGTGTGAGATACAACTCTTGGGATTAATGTTAAATGAGTGAATCTTAGACCTTATCTATCATTTATTGGTCTCCTGTGTGCACCCATGTGTATCacaggcatttttatttaattattcagGAATTGGCACATGACTTGCATTAGCTTCTTCCTCTGGGTATCTTGCTGACAGAACGGTGTAAAGGAGCAATATCTAATCCTCATACAGCTAAAACTGTTCATGAAGAAGAAAGATCCTATTAAACTGGCCCTGTTATGTGAGCAGAAATTACACGTAATACTAAGTACCGGTTCTTAAGACAGAATATAGTTGTGTTCATACCAGCAAATTGATTCAGACTGCCATAAAAGAGTTGCAAGGTTTCATCTTAATTTGCAAGTAAATCTTTATATATTCAGGCTGTGTCATTTTGATGGATACAGAACTGTGCACTGCTACAAGGCCGgcacatgtatttatttattcaggaAAATATACGGCCTGAAAACATTCATTATAAAAGAGCCAGTGTGCTCTAACGGCCTGATCCAGcaccactgaaatcaatgagaaTCTTTCTTCCCATGTTGGTAGCACAGGAGCATGCCGGCAGTGTGGAAAACGTTCCTTTGGCCTGAAGTGCCTAGCACAAATGTCAAAAtcattaggaaaataaaaggctgaCAAACCAGCAACCCGATAAGACATGTGACAAATTTGGAGGCAACCGAAAATAcagctgttttttaaagttcacATGTGAGCCATATGCTCTTAGAAAGATGGGTTATTCTGGCTACATGTCTATGcttatttgttatttaaaaaccaaagagtACTAACAGGAGACTTGGTAAAAATGTACcttaaaaacagctgaaaagggTTGGTTAGTAGTTAACTTGCCTTTAATATTCAGCTTGCAAAACAAATGTGATTTACTTGAATTTTCATAAATTTTACCAGATTTGGctttattctgctttaaaaagcatcTTCTCAAAAACAGGTGGCAGGAatattatttcctgttttttaatgaatgatCAGCCTGCAATATAAATGCTTGTTTGGTGTCATTACTTTAATAAGGAACTGCAAACCACATATTTTGGTTGCAACTAGTTTCACACGAGTACTTCAGTCCTGAGAATTTTTCAGTGATAACCCATGAAGGGCATCAGCCAGTGGGATGTGAACCGTAACGCCACATACAGAACAAAAAGGTCCTTGTGTGCATGCACAACCACGAGCCACTAGCTTTATTGTACTTTCCAGGTACAGTCGGGATATGATGTGTAACCAAACACCTGGGAGGACCCTCCCTCAGGTGCTCGCTGCAGGGGCACCCATCTCCTTGCCGAGGAGgcctcctgcccctgctcagCCGTGGATCTGCTGCCGCAGCATCATCCCAACGTGCCTGCCCAGCTTTTGGGAGCATGCTGTTTCCCCGGGCTCCCACCAACCTCTGCTGAAGCTGCCGTCGGCAGTGGCTTCCCAGTCCCTCAGCAGAACGGAGGTCTTCAGAAGAAAGCCTGTAAGCAGGAGGGGTGCCTTGGGGAATGGAAAGTATTACGAGAATAAGTATCCCCTACATTGCGGACTTCTAACTTGAGACATCcatcttcatcttttttctgtgtttcttttgctcATCACACATCCAACAGAAACCAACAGCTGTAGTTGTCTGTGGGGCTTGCAGATAGGGACCCAGTGCTCACAGATCCCCTGAGACCCATCTCCCTGGTGCTACATTTGTTCTTCACCTCGAAGTCCAACACGCAGCAGAAATTTGGAGAGAGTTGTCCAAAATCGTTTTGTcccacaaataaataaaatcacctTCCCGTAATCCAGAAGTCATTGCTTCTCCGCATTGCTGTCATGCTTTCCCAATCACAGGCAGGAAAAGAGTCTAAACTTGGCTCCTTTGTCCACTTTGATACTGTTATTTTATCTCTGGGAAAGATGAAATCAGGAGAAGTGAGGATCACTGGTGAATTTTGCACCGGTATGGGGTAATCAGTCATTGTCACTCTTTTTGAACAAGTACCCCAAGTAAAAGACCCAGGAATCCCCTTGGCCTTTTGCTGGCAGAGGTCTGTGGTCAAACTCAAGCATCTTTCTGCACTTTAACAGCTCTTGTGGTTTTGCATGTGGTAAGATTTGTTGCAAACTGATTTAATACGGTGCATTTCTTTAATCATAAGATACAATCAAGCCTGGCAGAGCTGGATGATCTAAGAGTCTGGCCCTAGATGCTGTAAGAGGCTTTATGTTTCCTTGTCCTTGCCCAGGCACGTGCGCAAGGTGCTGAGAGCCAGCAGAGCGGTTGCTGGCCGGTCCTGGGCAGCCCAGAGCCTCTGCAAGGAAAAGCCCAGCACCTCTGCAGTTTGAAAGGGAAGAGGTGCTCCTCCTAagactttctttcttttaaaaccttCCCTCACAGTTACTAAACAGATTTTGGACTAAATCAGCCACATCAGGAAAAGGAATGGGAACGAATGAGGAATAAATACAAGCATAAACAGCCTCTTTTAGCAGCAATTTTGCAAAGGGTAGGGCAAAAGACAAGGGCACTTTTTTCAAAAGGTGATCTTGGACTCATACTGGTAGCGGTGACCATCCCTGCACCTTCCTGTGAGAGGAAGttttccctgctctcccctgctctgccttctcGGGGTTTCTCCCCCTCTTCTGCATGAACTATACCCGAACCCGCGGATCTctctttttaaaggcaaaaggaAGAAGGGGTCGGGACTCGGGCAGCCCCCCTTGCACCCACCGCCCCGCGGATCCAggggagctggtggagctgctctctgctctccccGCGGCCAGCGGCAGTCCCCGTTAGCTCCCGGCTGTGCCAGCCCACTACCTTGGCCCGGCCCGAAATTCAGCAGCAGCCGCAGCGTTTCGAGCCGGCACCTTTCCCTGAACCCTCcgaaaataaaactgtaaataagttgcaatagaaaaaaaacagcggAGCTGCACGGCCGCGGGTGCACCGCCGGCCCTTGCCTCCATCCCAGCTCCGACGTCCCCGGCAGAGCCCTCcgtgggggcggcggggccaTCACGCGGGGCCCGCCGGGGCACCCGTGGGcgaggcggcgggggcggccaGCGCCTCCCGCCACCGCTTCTTCTGCTTCATGCGGCGGTTCTGGAACCAGACCTTCACCTGGGCGTCGCGGAGGCGCGCGAGCGGGCCACCTCGGAGCGGCGGGACCGCGACAGGTACCGGCTGAAGTGAAACTCCTTCTCCAGCTCCGTGAGCTGCCGGGTGCTGAAGCTGGTGCGTGCGGGGCAGGCGGGAGGTTCCCCCCCGCACGGCTCCGCGCCGCCTGCAACGGCGAAAAACACCGCGCTTCAGcgggggcaggggaagggagcggggcgggggccggggccggggccggggcaggagcggggcagAGGGGACCCGGGATGGGAGCAgcccccgcccgcgccccgccgccccacTCACTTCTCCCAGGCGGGCTCCGCTTCGCTCGCATCCACTCGAAGGTGCGGGGCGCCGCCGCGGTCGCCGCGGGGACCGGGGAGCCgggcgcgggggcggccccggggcagggcgAGAGGCGCCGCAGCCCCCCGACGCCGGGACAGGGGCAGGGGCGGCCGGCCTCCAGCGGCTGTGGCTGGCGGCCGCTCCCGGGGAAGATGGACGTGGCGATGCCCGGCGGTCTGGCTCCGCGGGTCGGCCGGTAGCCGGGGCCAGGCGTCGCGGGGGTGGCTGCCGCGTACCCCACCGCCGCTGCGCAAGCaggtggcggggggggagcgGCGCTGGCCGCGGTGCCCAACGCCAGGAAGGCACCGTCCTCCCGCCGGGGATAGGGGGGCTGCGGAGCCCCGCGGCACTGTCCCGGCGGGAAGGCGAGGGGAAAGTACCCCAGGTCCATGGCCCGCGGGGCAgcgccgctccccgcgccccgccgggcAATATTGCCCTAATATAGGaccgggagcggggcggcaCGTCCCGCCCCGCGGCCAATGGGAGCCCGGCGGGGGGAGCCCGCACTGAGGGTCCCGGGCGCCGCCAGCTCCCTTGCCCACTCCCGGCCGCCCCAGCGAGCCCTCCCGGGTCCCCCCCGGGACAGGCCGCTCGCCCTGCACTCGCCCGAGCCGCCGCGCACTTCGGAGCCGCTTGCCGGGAGTTTGGAGGGTGGGTGAGCCGGCGCTTCCCCGCTACCCGGGCTCCCGTCCCAGCGCAGCTCTGCCGCCTCCCCTTGCCCCGCTGCCGGCCAGGCCCCCGGAGCTTCCCACGGGAGCCCACGCAGCCCAGGGAGCAGCCGGGGGCGCGGCGGGCTGCGCAGGCACCCCCAGGCTTTCCGCACCCGGGGGGTGGGGGTTGCTGTGCCTCACGGCACTTAATGGTCTCGCTGCATCAGATAAGTGCTCTGCAGGCTCTCAAAAAGTGAATCCCCGGGCTCCACCCCGTTAATGGGCTTTCACTTCTCCTAGGCTATTCGGCATTGCTTACTGAGCGTTTGCATCTAGCAGGAGAGTGCAGGCGAGTTGCACTGCCCAGCCAAACCCTCCAActctctttcttgcttttcaccCCCCCGGAATGGCacagaacaggaacaagcaTGGAGGATGTGAAGCCTGGACTCCAAAAGTGATCGTCTTTCCCTAAATGGCTCCAAGTGACACTTAACCATCCAGTCTGAGCTACACATATGCTTGATTTGGATAATGATGGGTTTTGTCCAACTCATCAACTGATAACCATGCGTCAGTGCAGTTAGAGAACAGCAGAAGGGTGCACTGAGCAGAGCACACTTGGGCTTTGGTGACTTGGGACTGGACAGACAAGGAACACAAAGAAGGGCTACATCATGCCGCTTCGAATTAGACATGTAACCTTCTAAGTCTTAGGAGGTGGGTGTGGACTCAGATGTGAAATGCAAGGGTGGTaccttatgaaaaaaatactttatttctaaataaaagccTGAAATCAAAAGTTCCTTCATCCATGATGCAGTGCCTTCCACTCAACAGCCCAAACAGCTCTGCAAGCTCTTTGCCAAAGTGCTGCTCGCTGTGGTCAGGAAGATGCCCACAGATTTGTGAGGACCAGAAATGGTGCCAGCCACCCAAGGGCAACCAGGATtcccagagaaggaaaaatcctACTGGGTCTTTTGTGGATTTCAGAGGGCTGGGCTGGTGGCAGGGAAGGGACACAACAGGGAGACACAATCAGAGCATTTTCACTGACTCGGCTTCAACTCTTTCCCATGGAGAATTGTGCTCTGtggctcagccccagctgccccacCATTACGCCCAGCTGGTGGTTTAGAGCAGGCCTGGTTTTCTTTCCCACAGAGACCCTGAAAGGACACATCCCTGAGACAGGCAGGCACAAGCCCACCAGGACACGGGAGCACTTCCCTGCATATGGGCTCTGACCAGCAACGTGGCCTTCAATCAGcccccctttttccccagcTCATCCAGCGCATCTGCTATAAAGTATGTATCACAGAGCAAAGGCTGGCTATACAGATTACTGCTTTAACGTGCTTGGGACTCAGAGTCTACAGACACAGCAGTCACTGTAAGCCCGAAGTTAGGTGTTCTCCAGCCACAGACTTGTTCACTGTTCTGGGCTGCGTTACCTTGCTGCATCAATAATGGGGTAGCACCTACATTTACATTTACAGAGGATGGAGGTATGAATTAGGAGAACAGTTTAAATCAAGTACACCTTGTCAGGAAACCTACATTTTGAGGGAGGGGTTAAATTCTGCATGATACAAACTTGCTCAGCACACCCATGGCGATCAGAGCAGTTTGGAAAATGCCATCTTCTGACAAAACAGAAGCCTGGGAACACCAGGCTTTCTCTTTAGCAGAGAAAGGCTGTCCATGCAGGAAAGCACCTGTTCTCTTCAGTCTCCTCTGCTGTAAATACTCCTGCCCGCAATGAACCAAACAGCACTGGCTCCGGAGGAGGGCTGCTGCTTTACTTGAGTCTTCTGTTTGCAGAACGCAACTGATTTAATTACCCctaaagctgtgttttaaaCGCTGGAAGAGCTGTCCATGTTCACACCAACATACGATCTTTCCATTCACCCAGATGGATTCTGTTACTGAGTGTTTCATTTGTTACCTGTTTGTTTTTGCAGGACTGTTCAAGGATGGGGAAAGCAGAAATCGGTGGCTAAACACAGGCAAAGCGTCTCTTGTTGCTGCTTGGCTTTTGAGGGGCATGAAATTTTCTATGCTCCTGAATTTCACAGTGTTCAGACTTAAATAGCTAAGTCCCAGTGATATGAAGTTGAGTGACTGCAGCTGTTTTTTGCAAAAGGAGCAATGGGAGAGAGTCCCTGAAAgtcaaaggaggaagaagaaaagtgtgTTTAAAATAAGAGTGGAAAGAGCATGATGCTATCAAAAGCAATTTGAAAATGGCTGGGAGGTTTAGGGACATCTGTGCGAGCAATGCAGTGATGGCACAAgccaggggagctgctggggcagaaACTTCTGTGAGAACAATGGACCAAACCAGCCTCTATGCCACCACGCTTCTGGAAACTTGGGCCACTGCAAAGCCTGAGACAGCCACCATGAAGACACGATGAAGGAACAAACCCAGCCAAAAAGCCCTGAGCCGTGTTGGGTGCTGACATTTACCAGCAGTGCCCTGGGGAGGCTGCTTGAGCAGTGCGTGTGTTGAAGGCGCTGGCAGCCCTGAGCCACAGGGACCACTTTGAGGTTGGGGCGTGTTGCCTTTCCTCTTTGGGGCCAGCCTCGACCCTCTGTGTTTGTCACAATAACTAACACACAGGAGATTCAACAgatccctccccagccctcagGAAGATTATGAGAAAGGTCTGGTTTGAGCATGACCTTGTCCTTCCCCCTCTGCTGCCACGACGCTgccagctgggagagctggttCTCATCAGTACGTGGGGATGTACATCCATGGTGTGGAGACAGCCAGGGTGTGGGTGGGCATCCCAAAGAGAGGTAGGCAAACACTGGGGATTTAAGCACTGGCCCTGTTAGCACAGGCAAACCACCAAGGGGCCCTGGGGGGAAGGCtgtcagagaagaaggaggagaagctCTGGGGAGTTTATTTTGTAAAGTGTGAATAAAACCAGAGATGTACAGACAtcccagggcagggaaggagaatgGTCTTGCCACTCTGGGGGAGCCATAACCAGCTCCAGCACAAGCACAGCCCTTCCAAGTGGGCAGGGCACTTCGTGCTCCTCCTGAGGAAGGTGGGTTTCCCTCTGCCATCGGTATTGCCCTGCCCCAAGCTCCCCTTTCCTGGCTGACTCCTGGGGCAGTTTCACCAGGCCTGGGACAGGGACCTGTGCTCTCCCAGTTCGTGGGATAACTACAAAGATCCTCTGCATGAACACAGCAAAGAGGAAAGTCTCCCCCTCCTTCTGTAAGGATTTCCCCAGAAGAGTGATTCCATACAGGCCCCCGTGCCACGTAACACCCTGTTTCTTGTCCCATGGCTGTGAATTTGgtaggaaggaaaaattatgCGTATTGATAATCCAAAGGTATTGAGGTAAGTCATACAGCTGTGTTCAAAACAGAGATGTCAAAGGGTTTGCAGCCAAGATTTCTGCCTTGCCTAGCCCTTCTTGCTCCCAAAGATCCTAAAAGGTGGCCTGCGTTCCTTGGAGGAAAGATCAAGGCTACGCACCTCACTCAGCATGGGGTTTTCTACCCTCTCCAAAAATTTCTGCTGTTGCAAGTAAAACTGCACAtcagcaaataaagaaaaaatgaaccCTATTGTTTGAATTGAACATTCAGGAGTATTTTTCACCCAGGAGACCTCCATCCAGCCTAGTACAGATCCCGTGATAATTGCCTTCAGCTTTGTGCTTATGGTCACTGCAGTCATCCCAGAGCAGTTCAGAGAGCTCCAGGACCCTGGGCTCTGAAGGTGGAGACAAAAGCCCACCTCTGCTCCCGAGCAGCATCTGCAGAGGCCTGGGCATGTGCAGGCACAGACACCTCGCTGTGTCTCATTTTGCATCTCACCCTTTGTGACCACAGGGGCTCGGTCCTGTCCTGCCAGCTGGAAGCCACGTTAGTCCATGGCCCAGTCCATGGCTCTCGGGCTCCGGGACCGGGCTCTGCCTCTGTTGGCCAGGGTTTCTGGTCGAGTCCCAGCTGGCTCAGGCCTGAGCTGAAGTAGGAGGAACCGCTGTCAAGTGAAAAGTGCATATCCGGTGATTGATGACCCTTAATAGacccagccccctccctcccctgccagccccactcCCAGTGAGGACCATGGCatacccactgctgctgctcacatGGGAATGGAGACCTGCCTCTCGGTCCCTGGAACGTGGCTGCAGCCAACACAGCTCTGGTCAGCCCATCTCATGCCTTTTAAAAGCAGAGGTAGCCGGTTCATCAGTATATAACATCACGTGGTGCTCAGCCAGCCACCACTGCCCTAATTGCCCCGGCAGCACCGGTTCATTTGTGCTGCCCGTCTGGCCCCAGCTTTTGTTCCCAGGCAGGTCTGCGATGGCGGTGCCAGATGCCCGGGCCTCTCCGCCAGGCTGCCATTGTGTGTGGCCACTGGGCACACACGGCAGGCTGGCATGTAGAAGGATGGCATCACAACCTGCagcttcttccctctctccccggCCAACAGCTGTCAGCGGGACACCCTCCCAGTGGTACCCCGGCAGCCCCATCCCCTTTGTCCTCTTTTTTCCCTAGCCGAGTAGTCCCTTCTGTGCCTGGACCTCCCTGCAGACTGTTTCACATGGCTTCCCCTGGGGATGGTGAGGTGCAGAGACTCCAGTGGTGGATCCTGCCTTCAGGCTTCTTGCCATGGAGCTCCATTGACCTAGCTGGTCACCAAGGAAGTCAGGGGGCTTCTAGCTGGTACTGGTGGGCTCCCTCTTTCTTAGccagcctcctccctgcctgtccttgaTTCCTGGGTGTGCAGCCACTTGCCTCATCTTCCCCCATGGACAAGGTTGCCTCCAGCCCCGGGTGACCCAGGCATGGTCCCATGGTGGCAGCCATGCGGGGTACCCCGgggtccctgcccagcctgccctgg includes the following:
- the LOC137667498 gene encoding LOW QUALITY PROTEIN: homeobox protein Hox-D1-like (The sequence of the model RefSeq protein was modified relative to this genomic sequence to represent the inferred CDS: inserted 1 base in 1 codon) translates to MDLGYFPLAFPPGQCRGAPQPPYPRREDGAFLALGTAASAAPPPPPACAAAVGYAAATPATPGPGYRPTRGARPPGIATSIFPGSGRQPQPLEAGRPCPCPGVGGLRRLSPCPGAAPAPGSPVPAATAAAPRTFEWMRAKRSPPGRSGAEPCGGEPPACPARTSFSTRQLTELEKEFHFSRYLSRSRRSEVARSXRLRDAQVKVWFQNRRMKQKKRWREALAAPAASPTGAPAGPA